One part of the Coffea eugenioides isolate CCC68of chromosome 10, Ceug_1.0, whole genome shotgun sequence genome encodes these proteins:
- the LOC113749539 gene encoding WUSCHEL-related homeobox 4, protein MGSMKVHQFARGFWEHEPSLTLGCKRLRPLAPKLSNTDNTPTTVPPFDLKSFIRPESGPRKLGSSDDKRETAHVDTHPGGTRWNPTQEQIGILEMLYRGGMRTPNAQQIEQITAQLGKYGKIEGKNVFYWFQNHKARERQKQKRNNLGLNHSPRAPGVTTTTTISSSLTHESRGDFGREEDSPYKRKCRSWTFECLEEDKRYCRNEGDRTLELFPLHPENR, encoded by the exons ATGGGAAGCATGAAGGTGCATCAGTTTGCACGTGGATTTTGGGAGCATGAACCATCCCTCACGCTTGGCTGCAAGCGTTTACGCCCTCTTGCGCCCAAGCTCTCCAACACCGACAATACTCCCACCACCGTCCCCCCTTTCGATCTCAAGAGCTTCATCAGACCTGAAAGCGGCCCCAGAAAGCTCGGATCCTCAGACGACAAGAGAGAAACTGCCCAT GTGGATACACACCCGGGAGGGACGAGGTGGAATCCAACCCAAGAGCAAATAGGTATACTAGAAATGCTGTACAGAGGGGGCATGAGGACTCCAAATGCTCAACAAATTGAACAAATCACGGCACAGCTGGGAAAGTATGGAAAGATAGAGGGGAAAAATGTGTTTTACTGGTTCCAAAACCACAAAGCACGCGAGAGACAGAAGCAAAAGCGCAATAATCTCGGCCTTAACCATAGTCCAAGAGCTCCTGGTGTCACCACCACCACTACCATTAGTAGTTCTTTAACACACGAGTCAAGG GGAGACTTTGGGAGAGAGGAAGATAGTCCTTACAAGAGAAAGTGCAGGTCATGGACTTTTGAATGCTTGGAAGAGGACAAGAGATATTGTAGAAATGAGGGAGATAGGACCCTAGAACTCTTCCCATTGCACCCAGAGAACAGATGA